ACCCGACTACGTCGTCATCGCGACGGGATCGGTGGTCAACGCCCCCACTGAGTTGCCGGGGATCGACGACGTGTCGTTCCGGACTAGCGCGGACGTCCTCGACGCGACCGAGTTTCCCGACTCGGCGATCGTGATGGGCCACGGCTACGTCAGCCTCGAGCTCGGGCCCTACCTGAGCGAGGTCGGCGACGTCGATCTCACGGTGATCGAGCACGATCGGCGCCCCCTCGAGGACGTGCCGGACGCGTACGGCGACGCGCTGCTCGAACTCTACTGCGATCACTTCGGCATCGAGGTGCTGACCGAAACGGACGAGAAGCGCGTCGAACCGACCGACGACGGCGGCGTTCGGATGGTCGTCGAACGCCGGGACGGCGAACCGCGGACCGTCGAGGCCGACGAACTCTACTGCTTCACCGGCCGTCGGCCCAATCTCGACGGGCTGGGACTCGAACACACCGCTCTCGAGCCGGGCGAGGGCTGGGTCGGGTCGACGATGCAGGCGAGCGACGACGAACGCGTCTTCGTCGTCGGCGACGCCAACGGCCGCGAGCCGATTTTGCACGTCGCCAAGGAACAGGGTTTTGCGGCCGGTGAGAACATCGTCCACCACGCTCGCGGCGAGGAGTGCGAACCGTACGCCAACGTCCCCCACCACGTGATCTTCTCGGGGCTGGGCGTCTACCCGTTCGTCCGCATCGGGCACACGCCGATGACGGCCGCCGAGTCGGGAATGGACGCGTTCGTCGTCAGCCGCGAGGCGTCGTCAGACGGCGTCTTCAAGAGCAAGAACCACCCCGAAGGGCGCGCGACGCTGGTCGTCAGCGCCGAAACCGGGTCCGTACTGGGCTATCAGGGGCTGCACCTCCACGCCGACGTGATGGCCAAGACGATGCAGGTCGCCGTCGAGATGGGACTGGACGTCCGCGACCTGCCCAAGCGGGCCTACCATCCGACGACGCCCGAGATTCTGGACGGGCTATTCCGGGAAGCCTGTGCCGAACTCGAGGACCGCCAGCAGTGCGTCGGCGACAGCGACGGCCGTGACCCGTCGCTGTAGCGTTGGCTCTCGCGTTCTGGAGTTCCCCGCCCGCCGACGATCCTACGGCGTAGCCAACCGATCAGCCGATACTGTCATATAGCACTCATAAACAAACACGCGGAGCTGTATTACTCCGCAAAACGTATTAGAGACCGATACAACGATCACTTTCCAGCCACGGGCTTTTTGTCGGTGCGGTGGTAGGCCCGTCCGTGACTGGAGCGGTCCGACGGGCGACCACCGACGACGCGTGGGCCATCCACGAAACGGCGCGGGCGAGTTGGCACGCCGCCTACGACGACATCCTCGGCCCCGGAACGGTCGACGAGGTCGTCGACGAGTGGTACGCGCTCGGCGACCTCGAGTCCTCGATTACCGACGTTATCGGGCGCGACGACGCCGAGTTCCTCGTCGTCGAGCCGGACGACTCCGACGGCGGCCCCGAGGAGTGTCGCGGCTTCGCTCACGCCGTCCCCTGGCCCGAAGACGACTCGGTCGCGTACGTCGCCCGGTTCTACGTCCGTCCCGACGCCTGGGGCGAGGGCGTCGGCACGACGCTGCTCGAGCGCCTCGAGGCGCTGCTGGCGGACTCGTTCGACCGCGTGCGGCTGGCGGTCCTCGCGGACAACGATATCGGGATTTCCTTCGCCGAATCGTCGGGGTACGAACGGGTCGCAGTGCGAGAGACGGGGTTGGGCGACGAACTCGAGGAGTTCGTTTACGAGAAGGCTATCTGAGCAGCATTCGGTCCACGTTCACAACCCGCACGAGAGACTTTGCCGGTCCGGGTACAGGACAACACCATGGACTGGACCATCCGTCAGGCGACGACGGACGCGGCACCGGTCGTCCGCGAAATCGCCCGCGAGAGTTGGCACGCTGCCTACGACGATATCCTCGGCGCCGAGACGGTCGCCGACGTTACCGACGACTGGTACGCGATCGCGGAACTCGAGGAGTCGATCCGGAATTCGCGGGAGACGGACGACGAAACGTTCTTGCTCGCAGTCCCTGCCGACACGAATGACGATTCCGACACTGACACTGCTCCTGACGCTACCGCCGGTTCCGACGCCGGCGTCGGTGCCGAAATCGAGGGGTTCGCCCACGCGGGGCTCCACCCCGACGACCCCGCCGCCGCCTACCTCGTTCGGCTGTACGTCCGACCGGACACGTGGGGCGAAGGCGCCGGAACGGCGCTGCTCGAGCGGATCGAAGCGGCGTTCGAGCCGACGTGCGATCGACTTCGACTGACGGTTCTGGCGGACAACGAGATCGGCGTCTCGTTCTACGAGTCGGCGGGATTCGAGCGAGTGCAGACGCGACGGTCCGATCTGGCGGACGGGGTCGACGAGTGCATCTACGAAAAACGGTTGTGAGTCGGAGCGCGTCGCGTGACGGCGACCGGAGTTACAGCGTCTTTTCGGCCTCGTCCGCGTCGACGACCTCGATCCCGCGGTTGTTGACCGCCATCGGATCGAGGCCGACCTCCTGCAGGAAGTTCTTGTACTCGCGCTCGCACTGCTCGGCGTCCTTCTGCTTATCGCTGGCGCGGTCGCAGAGTTCGATCAGGTTCTCGGGCACGTCGTTCTGGTAGACGATCCAGTGGTTGATCAGGTCCGAGAGTCGGCGGATCGGGCTGGTGAAGTGGCCGTAGATCTCGAAGTTCAGCGCGTGGTGGCCGCCGAACGGGTCGTTCATGTACTTCGCGCGCGGCATCACCTTCATCACCGCCCACTGGATCTTGTCCAGTTGGCGGCCCGGCGCCTCCTCGAGCGTCGCGTTGACCGCCTTGCGCGGGTCGTCCCAGGTGCTGCCGGGGATCGAGACGCCGTCCAGATCCTGAATCTCCTGCAGCGCCTCGGACCACTCGTCGGGGCTGGGCTGGGGGTGAACGCGGTACATCGCCTCGACGCCGCGATTCCACATGAGTTCGTGCGTGACGGCCTTGTTGGCCTTCAGCATGCACTCCTCGATGATGGTGTGGGCGCGGTCCCGAGAGGGGTTCAGGACCAGCGAGCCGTCCTCCTTGCGCTGTTCGTGCATCCGGTCGGCGAGTTCGTAGACGAGTTTGTTCTCCTCGTGGAGGTCGGCGTCGGGGTCCTCGAGGCGGTTTTCGGCCTGCGTGTAGGTGAGCCGCTCGTCGGACTGGATGACGGACTTGTAGATCTCGATGTTCTCGTAGCCCAGGTTCTCCTTGTCGAGGTGCATCTCGACGGTGTGGGCCAGCCGGTCCTCGTTGGGGACCAGCGAGCAGACGGTCTCCGCGAGGACGGGCGGCAGCATGTGGATGGTGTAGCCCGGCAGATAGACCGTGTTCCCGCGCTCGACGGCCTCGTCCCACATCGCGGTGTCGGGGTTGACGTAGTGG
This portion of the Halopiger aswanensis genome encodes:
- a CDS encoding FAD-dependent oxidoreductase, coding for MVHVAIVGAYGSAGVAVADELLERADELEPETASDGERAGGIKPDDGLELTLIDDGEPGGGLCILRGCMPSKDVLSAGQHRYQARHDDRLEGVPEVDPEAVVERKDEHISSFAAHRRNHVHDLAEREGVEFVHDTARFVDDRVLELEDGGRRIEPDYVVIATGSVVNAPTELPGIDDVSFRTSADVLDATEFPDSAIVMGHGYVSLELGPYLSEVGDVDLTVIEHDRRPLEDVPDAYGDALLELYCDHFGIEVLTETDEKRVEPTDDGGVRMVVERRDGEPRTVEADELYCFTGRRPNLDGLGLEHTALEPGEGWVGSTMQASDDERVFVVGDANGREPILHVAKEQGFAAGENIVHHARGEECEPYANVPHHVIFSGLGVYPFVRIGHTPMTAAESGMDAFVVSREASSDGVFKSKNHPEGRATLVVSAETGSVLGYQGLHLHADVMAKTMQVAVEMGLDVRDLPKRAYHPTTPEILDGLFREACAELEDRQQCVGDSDGRDPSL
- a CDS encoding GNAT family N-acetyltransferase — its product is MDWTIRQATTDAAPVVREIARESWHAAYDDILGAETVADVTDDWYAIAELEESIRNSRETDDETFLLAVPADTNDDSDTDTAPDATAGSDAGVGAEIEGFAHAGLHPDDPAAAYLVRLYVRPDTWGEGAGTALLERIEAAFEPTCDRLRLTVLADNEIGVSFYESAGFERVQTRRSDLADGVDECIYEKRL
- a CDS encoding GNAT family N-acetyltransferase, with the protein product MTGAVRRATTDDAWAIHETARASWHAAYDDILGPGTVDEVVDEWYALGDLESSITDVIGRDDAEFLVVEPDDSDGGPEECRGFAHAVPWPEDDSVAYVARFYVRPDAWGEGVGTTLLERLEALLADSFDRVRLAVLADNDIGISFAESSGYERVAVRETGLGDELEEFVYEKAI
- a CDS encoding RNB domain-containing ribonuclease translates to MSNDAQAEAGTAEGQGPVEVSEDLARHLENKREELFEKFEIRDEFPAEVLEEAEARTEDVQNEIQEEVDERKDLRDLTTWTTDPIDAQDFDDALSIEEREDEYVLWVHIADVTHYVNPDTAMWDEAVERGNTVYLPGYTIHMLPPVLAETVCSLVPNEDRLAHTVEMHLDKENLGYENIEIYKSVIQSDERLTYTQAENRLEDPDADLHEENKLVYELADRMHEQRKEDGSLVLNPSRDRAHTIIEECMLKANKAVTHELMWNRGVEAMYRVHPQPSPDEWSEALQEIQDLDGVSIPGSTWDDPRKAVNATLEEAPGRQLDKIQWAVMKVMPRAKYMNDPFGGHHALNFEIYGHFTSPIRRLSDLINHWIVYQNDVPENLIELCDRASDKQKDAEQCEREYKNFLQEVGLDPMAVNNRGIEVVDADEAEKTL